In a genomic window of Paramicrobacterium chengjingii:
- the metK gene encoding methionine adenosyltransferase — MTELRLFSSESVTEGHPDKICDQISDSILDALLAADAHSRVAVETMVTTGLVHVAGEVSTHGYVEIPAIVRDVIRGIGYTSSESGFDADSCGISVSIGAQSPDIAQGVDDAFESREQSSLDRYDRQGAGDQGIMFGYATNETPELMPMPIWIAHRLSERLATVRKTGELDYLRPDGKTQVTVGYDGDVPRAVKTIVLSTQHAEQVSTEQLRRDVHERVIAPVLEPLDLDTSSYEQFINPTGTFVLGGPKGDAGLTGRKVIIDTYGGSARHGGGAFSGKDPSKVDRSATYAMRWVAKNAVAAGLADRIEVQVAYAIGKAAPVGLYVETFGTGRVPDEAIVKAINEVFDLRPGAIIDQLNLLRPIYAQTSAYGHFGRELPDFTWETTDRAADLRAASGL; from the coding sequence ATGACCGAATTGCGACTCTTCTCCTCTGAATCCGTCACCGAGGGGCACCCGGATAAGATCTGCGACCAGATCTCCGACAGCATTCTCGATGCCCTGCTCGCGGCCGATGCCCACAGCAGGGTGGCCGTGGAGACGATGGTGACAACGGGCCTCGTGCATGTCGCAGGCGAAGTGTCCACACACGGGTACGTTGAAATACCGGCAATAGTGCGTGACGTCATTCGTGGGATCGGTTACACGTCGAGCGAGTCCGGCTTTGACGCCGATTCGTGTGGCATCTCGGTGTCGATCGGAGCGCAGTCTCCCGATATCGCGCAGGGCGTCGACGATGCTTTCGAGTCACGCGAGCAGTCATCTCTTGACCGTTACGACCGTCAAGGTGCCGGTGATCAGGGCATCATGTTCGGGTACGCGACGAACGAAACGCCCGAGCTCATGCCCATGCCCATCTGGATCGCACACAGGCTGTCTGAGCGGTTGGCCACGGTGCGCAAAACGGGGGAACTCGATTATCTGCGTCCAGATGGCAAGACTCAGGTCACGGTCGGCTACGACGGAGACGTGCCGCGTGCAGTGAAGACTATTGTGCTTTCCACTCAGCATGCCGAGCAGGTCTCGACGGAACAGCTTCGCAGGGACGTTCACGAGAGAGTAATTGCGCCGGTTCTCGAGCCTCTCGACCTCGATACCTCGTCGTACGAGCAGTTCATCAACCCAACGGGAACTTTCGTGCTCGGAGGTCCGAAGGGAGACGCCGGTCTCACCGGCCGCAAGGTGATCATCGACACCTACGGGGGCTCTGCACGACACGGTGGCGGCGCTTTCAGCGGCAAAGACCCCTCGAAGGTTGATCGCTCGGCCACCTACGCCATGCGCTGGGTCGCCAAGAACGCCGTAGCTGCCGGTCTCGCTGACCGCATCGAGGTGCAGGTCGCCTACGCCATAGGCAAGGCAGCACCCGTCGGTCTCTATGTGGAGACATTCGGCACAGGAAGGGTGCCGGATGAGGCGATCGTGAAGGCCATCAACGAGGTGTTTGACCTACGACCGGGCGCCATCATCGACCAGCTGAACCTGCTTCGCCCGATCTACGCACAGACGTCGGCGTATGGTCATTTCGGCCGCGAGCTGCCGGACTTCACGTGGGAGACAACCGACCGCGCCGCCGATCTGCGGGCCGCATCCGGGTTGTGA
- the rpoZ gene encoding DNA-directed RNA polymerase subunit omega has protein sequence MADKPKGIIDPPIDELLSKVDSKYQLVIFASKRARQINDYYADLHEGSLFDNVGPLVDSTVEDKPLSVALHEINEDKLVLRPISE, from the coding sequence ATGGCTGACAAGCCCAAGGGGATCATTGATCCGCCGATCGACGAACTGCTTTCCAAGGTCGATTCGAAGTACCAGCTCGTAATCTTCGCTTCGAAGCGCGCACGCCAGATCAATGACTATTATGCGGACCTGCACGAAGGCAGCCTCTTCGACAACGTCGGCCCGCTCGTCGACTCAACCGTCGAGGACAAGCCGCTATCCGTTGCACTGCACGAGATTAACGAAGACAAACTGGTTCTGCGTCCGATCTCTGAGTAG
- the gmk gene encoding guanylate kinase, producing MSEPSSRRPPEVDRLAASRAAVAARRARAAVKSDVATGHRSALDVLDAGFADPDGVEGRMRITDLLISVPAIGTTKLDRILSDLRISRAKRIGGLGIHQRQRLTAFLQQRESTNRSRRRSRLVVLAGPTAVGKGTVAAHIRDNYPDVLLSISATTRAPRPGEVDGVNYYFVDDAEFDRLIEAGELLEHATVHNSFRYGTPRSPIEKALSEGTSVLLEIDLQGARQVRARMPEATLVFLLPPSWDELVRRLVGRGTEDAVERARRLDSAQVELAAQDEFDFRVTNTTVGEAAQEVVELIKTRGRGPRWAHPDAAPTAANTARGV from the coding sequence TTGTCTGAACCGTCGAGTCGGCGTCCACCAGAGGTGGATCGCCTTGCCGCATCCCGGGCCGCCGTTGCTGCCAGGCGAGCACGCGCCGCCGTGAAGTCCGACGTCGCGACCGGACATCGCTCCGCTCTCGACGTTCTCGATGCCGGATTCGCCGATCCTGACGGCGTCGAAGGGCGCATGCGAATCACCGATCTGCTGATCAGCGTTCCCGCGATCGGCACGACAAAGCTCGACCGCATCCTCTCTGACCTTCGCATCTCGCGGGCAAAGCGCATCGGCGGGCTCGGCATTCACCAGCGCCAGCGCCTGACTGCCTTTCTTCAGCAGCGCGAATCGACGAACAGATCCCGGCGACGCAGTCGTCTTGTCGTTCTCGCGGGCCCCACCGCAGTCGGCAAGGGAACGGTTGCCGCGCACATTCGGGACAATTACCCGGATGTGCTTTTGAGCATCTCTGCCACAACGAGGGCCCCACGCCCCGGTGAGGTCGACGGTGTGAATTATTACTTTGTCGACGATGCAGAATTCGACCGTCTCATCGAGGCGGGGGAGCTCCTCGAGCACGCGACGGTTCATAACTCGTTTCGCTACGGCACTCCGCGCTCACCGATCGAGAAGGCACTCTCTGAGGGCACGAGCGTTCTGCTCGAAATCGATCTGCAGGGAGCACGCCAAGTACGTGCACGGATGCCTGAGGCCACACTCGTCTTTTTGCTGCCTCCCAGTTGGGACGAACTCGTGCGCAGACTCGTCGGCAGAGGCACGGAGGATGCCGTTGAACGGGCTCGTCGACTCGACTCGGCACAGGTTGAATTGGCCGCTCAAGACGAGTTCGATTTCCGTGTGACCAACACCACTGTCGGCGAAGCCGCTCAAGAAGTCGTAGAATTGATAAAGACTCGCGGCCGGGGCCCTCGCTGGGCACATCCTGACGCTGCACCAACCGCCGCAAACACCGCACGAGGAGTGTGA
- the pyrF gene encoding orotidine-5'-phosphate decarboxylase, protein MTTAFGDRLASAFDAKGRLCLGIDPHAHLLLSWGLPDSADGARQFGLRAVDAAIGTVGIVKPQVAFFERFGSAGYAALEDVLAAARAAHLLVIADVKRGEIGSSMRGYASAWLTPGSPLEADAVTLNPYLGVAALNETFDVARQNGKGAFVLAATSNPEATTLQQSTTSSGTTVANDVVSWISTWNADNAAEQLGDIGIVAGATLELSTFGIDTNTAFDPILPVLAPGFGFQGARVGDASRIYGQLSPGVIVSESRSILSAGPDDIARVALQRATEVRESFV, encoded by the coding sequence ATGACCACGGCATTTGGTGACCGCCTCGCGTCAGCTTTCGACGCGAAGGGGCGCTTGTGCCTTGGCATCGACCCACACGCCCATCTGCTGCTCTCGTGGGGGCTGCCCGACAGCGCCGACGGTGCACGACAGTTCGGCCTGCGCGCTGTCGACGCGGCGATCGGCACCGTGGGCATTGTTAAACCGCAAGTGGCATTCTTCGAACGATTCGGTTCGGCGGGCTACGCTGCGCTCGAAGACGTTCTCGCCGCGGCCCGCGCAGCGCACCTGCTCGTCATCGCCGATGTGAAGCGCGGTGAGATCGGGTCGAGTATGCGCGGGTACGCCTCGGCCTGGCTGACGCCAGGGTCGCCCCTTGAAGCTGATGCCGTCACGCTCAACCCATACCTCGGGGTAGCGGCGCTCAACGAGACGTTCGACGTTGCGCGCCAGAACGGCAAGGGCGCGTTCGTGCTCGCGGCAACCTCCAACCCAGAAGCCACGACGTTGCAACAGTCAACGACTTCGAGCGGAACAACGGTAGCTAACGACGTCGTCTCGTGGATCTCGACGTGGAATGCTGACAATGCCGCAGAGCAGTTGGGCGACATTGGAATCGTCGCGGGGGCTACTCTTGAGTTGAGCACTTTCGGAATCGACACGAATACAGCATTCGATCCGATTCTTCCGGTTCTCGCACCTGGTTTCGGATTTCAGGGTGCTCGGGTCGGCGATGCCTCGAGAATTTACGGTCAGCTTTCTCCAGGTGTGATCGTCAGCGAATCCCGAAGTATCCTGTCAGCCGGGCCTGATGATATTGCGCGCGTGGCTCTACAGCGTGCCACTGAAGTGAGGGAGTCCTTTGTCTGA
- the carB gene encoding carbamoyl-phosphate synthase large subunit, whose translation MPKRDDINSVLVIGSGPIVIGQACEFDYSGTQACRVLREEGVRVILVNSNPATIMTDPDFADATYVEPISWPVIETIIAKEKPDAILPTLGGQTALNAAIDLHNNGILEKYDVELIGASFEAIHKGEDRQVFKDLVVECGADVAKSYIATDLEQAKEYANELGYPLVVRPSFTMGGLGSGFAYNEKDLLRIAGDGIHQSPTHEVLLEESILGWKEYELELMRDGSDNTVVVCSIENVDPVGVHTGDSITVAPALTLTDREFQNLRDIGIDIIRAVGVDTGGCNIQFAIDPSNGRVIVIEMNPRVSRSSALASKATGFPIAKIAAKLAIGYRLDEIPNDITQVTPASFEPTLDYVVVKVPRFAFEKFPAADPTLTTTMKSVGEAMAIGRNYATALQKALRSLEKRGSSFHWGEEKRTVDELLTEIATPTDGRIVLVQQAMRKGATSDQIFEATKIDPWFIDQIALINEVALYIREAAMLDGTVMRAAKNHGFSDSQIGQLRGFADEQVREVRHLLGVRPVFKTVDTCAGEFPALTPYHYSSYDTETEVEPSDRRKVVILGSGPNRIGQGVEFDYSCVHASFALRDAGFETIMINCNPETVSTDYDTSDRLYFEPLTLEDVLEVIHAESRSGELVGVIVQLGGQTALSLAEGLKANGIPILGTTPEAIESAEERGQFSTILDEAGLLAPRNGTATNENDALSIAEEIGYPVLVRPSFVLGGRGMEIVYERSALVDYFRRIADQGIVGPDHPLLVDRFLDDAIEIDVDALYDGERLYVGGIMEHIEEAGIHSGDSSCTLPPVTLGTVQIDAVRAATLAIAQGIGVRGLLNVQFAIGQGVLYVLEANPRASRTVPFVSKALGIPLAKAASLVMTGSTVDDLVRIGLIPETDGSHVPMDSPVSVKEAVLPFKRFRTRDGGVVDSVLGPEMRSTGEVMGIDKDFPTAFAKSQEAAYGGLPLEGTVFVSVSDSDKRSVVQSVLRLHELGFTILATEGTAGVLTRYGIPTRSVNKVSEGGESIVDLIDRNEVDIVVNTPSGSSARADGYEIRAAAVAADKPLFTTVAELSAAVASFGAIRAGFNVTSLQEYQRARDLVG comes from the coding sequence ATGCCGAAGCGCGACGATATCAACAGCGTTCTGGTCATCGGGTCGGGGCCGATCGTTATCGGCCAGGCCTGCGAATTCGACTACTCGGGAACTCAGGCCTGCCGCGTACTGCGTGAAGAAGGTGTGCGCGTGATCCTCGTCAACTCGAACCCGGCGACGATCATGACCGACCCGGACTTCGCCGATGCCACCTATGTCGAGCCGATCTCCTGGCCGGTAATTGAAACGATCATCGCCAAGGAGAAGCCCGACGCAATTCTCCCGACGCTCGGTGGCCAGACGGCGCTGAACGCTGCAATCGACCTGCACAACAACGGCATCCTCGAAAAATACGATGTTGAGCTCATCGGTGCGAGTTTCGAAGCCATCCACAAGGGCGAAGATCGCCAGGTCTTCAAGGACCTCGTCGTCGAGTGCGGTGCTGACGTTGCGAAGTCGTACATCGCAACCGACCTTGAGCAGGCGAAAGAATACGCAAACGAGCTCGGATACCCTCTCGTCGTCAGACCGTCTTTCACCATGGGCGGACTCGGCTCCGGTTTCGCGTACAACGAGAAGGATCTGTTACGCATCGCCGGCGATGGCATTCATCAGAGTCCGACTCACGAGGTGCTTCTCGAGGAATCCATCCTCGGCTGGAAAGAGTACGAACTCGAGCTCATGCGCGATGGCTCCGACAACACCGTTGTCGTATGCTCGATCGAGAACGTCGACCCTGTTGGCGTGCACACCGGCGATTCGATAACCGTTGCTCCCGCCCTCACCCTGACGGACCGCGAATTTCAGAACCTGCGTGACATCGGGATCGACATCATCCGTGCCGTCGGAGTCGACACGGGAGGCTGCAACATTCAGTTCGCCATCGACCCGAGCAACGGTCGCGTCATCGTCATCGAGATGAACCCACGCGTCTCTCGGTCGAGTGCGCTTGCGTCGAAGGCCACAGGCTTTCCCATCGCGAAGATCGCTGCGAAGCTCGCGATCGGCTATCGGCTCGACGAGATTCCCAACGACATCACGCAGGTCACCCCGGCGAGCTTTGAACCGACGCTCGACTACGTCGTTGTGAAGGTGCCGCGCTTCGCGTTCGAGAAGTTCCCCGCTGCTGACCCTACGCTGACCACGACGATGAAATCCGTCGGTGAGGCGATGGCGATCGGTCGCAACTACGCGACGGCCCTTCAAAAGGCACTGCGGTCCCTTGAAAAGCGCGGTTCATCATTTCACTGGGGCGAGGAAAAGCGAACGGTCGACGAACTTCTCACAGAGATCGCTACGCCGACGGACGGTCGAATTGTGCTTGTGCAGCAGGCGATGCGAAAGGGCGCAACCTCCGATCAGATTTTCGAAGCCACAAAGATCGATCCGTGGTTTATCGACCAAATCGCTCTGATCAACGAGGTGGCCCTCTACATCCGTGAAGCCGCAATGCTCGACGGCACGGTGATGCGGGCGGCGAAGAACCACGGGTTCTCCGATTCACAGATCGGACAGCTGCGCGGGTTCGCCGACGAGCAGGTGCGCGAAGTTCGACATCTGCTGGGAGTGCGCCCAGTATTCAAGACTGTGGATACCTGTGCCGGGGAGTTTCCTGCGCTCACCCCGTATCACTATTCGAGCTACGACACCGAGACCGAGGTCGAGCCGAGTGACAGGCGCAAGGTGGTGATCCTCGGCTCCGGGCCGAACAGAATCGGGCAGGGCGTCGAGTTCGACTACTCATGTGTACACGCTTCGTTCGCTTTGCGGGACGCCGGCTTCGAGACGATCATGATTAACTGCAACCCCGAAACCGTGTCAACCGACTACGACACGAGTGACCGACTGTACTTCGAGCCGCTGACGCTCGAAGACGTGCTGGAAGTCATCCACGCAGAGTCTCGCTCAGGAGAGCTCGTCGGTGTCATCGTGCAGCTCGGCGGGCAGACGGCGTTGAGCCTTGCTGAAGGACTCAAGGCGAACGGCATTCCGATTCTCGGCACAACGCCAGAAGCCATCGAATCAGCCGAGGAACGCGGCCAATTTTCCACGATCCTCGACGAGGCAGGCCTGCTCGCCCCACGCAATGGCACTGCCACTAACGAAAACGACGCGCTCAGCATTGCCGAGGAGATCGGGTATCCCGTGCTCGTGCGCCCAAGCTTCGTGCTGGGTGGGCGTGGAATGGAAATCGTCTACGAGCGCAGCGCACTCGTCGATTATTTCCGCCGGATCGCCGACCAGGGAATCGTCGGACCCGACCACCCCTTGCTTGTCGACAGGTTCCTTGACGATGCGATCGAGATCGACGTCGATGCACTCTATGACGGGGAACGCCTGTACGTCGGCGGCATCATGGAACACATCGAGGAGGCAGGCATCCATTCGGGTGACTCGAGTTGCACACTTCCACCCGTCACGCTTGGAACCGTGCAGATCGATGCTGTGCGCGCGGCGACGCTCGCAATTGCACAGGGAATCGGCGTGCGTGGTCTGCTCAACGTGCAGTTCGCGATTGGTCAAGGGGTTCTCTATGTACTCGAGGCGAACCCGCGGGCATCCCGCACCGTGCCTTTCGTGTCTAAGGCGCTCGGCATCCCACTGGCAAAGGCCGCTTCGCTTGTCATGACCGGTTCCACCGTTGACGACCTCGTTCGCATCGGTCTGATTCCTGAGACAGACGGCTCACACGTGCCCATGGATTCACCCGTTTCCGTCAAGGAGGCCGTGTTGCCGTTCAAGCGATTCCGCACCCGTGACGGCGGCGTCGTGGATTCGGTGCTTGGGCCGGAGATGCGTTCGACGGGCGAGGTCATGGGGATCGACAAGGATTTCCCGACCGCATTCGCGAAGAGCCAGGAGGCGGCGTATGGAGGACTTCCGCTCGAGGGCACCGTCTTTGTCTCTGTCTCCGATAGCGACAAGCGCTCTGTTGTTCAATCAGTCCTTCGCCTGCACGAGCTGGGATTCACGATTCTCGCAACCGAAGGAACGGCCGGCGTTCTCACCCGGTACGGCATTCCCACTCGGTCGGTGAACAAGGTGAGCGAGGGTGGCGAAAGCATCGTCGATCTCATCGACCGAAACGAGGTCGACATTGTCGTGAACACGCCGAGTGGCAGCTCGGCACGAGCCGACGGCTACGAGATTCGCGCCGCAGCCGTCGCCGCGGACAAGCCGCTGTTCACCACAGTTGCCGAGCTTTCTGCCGCTGTCGCTTCGTTCGGCGCGATTCGCGCCGGGTTCAACGTGACCAGTCTGCAGGAGTACCAGCGCGCACGGGACCTCGTCGGATGA
- the carA gene encoding glutamine-hydrolyzing carbamoyl-phosphate synthase small subunit, giving the protein MTTQTSFSPKPPAVLVLEDGTRFRGDAYGATGSTLGEVVFATGMTGYQETLTDPSYAGQIVMMTAPHIGNTGVNSTDEESSRIWVSGFVVRDPSRVVSNFRAEDSLDSELVADDIVGISGIDTRAVTRRIRAGGAMRAGIFSGDTLTLTDSEQLDMVRGSAEMSGLNLSASVSTREHYTLPAAGERIGAVAVLDLGVKKSTLNYLAERGFEVHVLPQDSSADEVFALAPEALFYSNGPGDPGASDRHVDMLRSVLNEGIPYFGICFGNQLLGRALGFGTYKLPFGHRGINQPVLDKGTGRVEITSHNHGFAVDAPIEGISDSAEGYGRVEVSHYGLNDNVVEGLNCLDIPAFSVQYHPESAAGPHDAMYLFDRFRDMVIAQSDHTDTTNNAGENN; this is encoded by the coding sequence ATGACCACGCAAACATCCTTCAGCCCGAAGCCTCCCGCTGTCCTTGTGCTCGAGGACGGCACCCGATTCCGAGGCGACGCGTACGGCGCCACCGGCTCCACACTTGGAGAAGTCGTCTTTGCCACGGGCATGACCGGGTATCAAGAGACCCTCACCGACCCGTCATACGCGGGTCAGATCGTCATGATGACAGCGCCACACATCGGCAATACGGGAGTCAACAGCACAGACGAGGAATCGTCACGCATCTGGGTTTCCGGCTTTGTTGTTCGCGACCCCTCCCGCGTTGTCTCGAACTTCCGCGCCGAGGACAGCCTCGACAGTGAGCTCGTGGCAGACGACATCGTGGGCATCTCAGGGATTGATACGCGAGCGGTAACCCGCCGCATCCGCGCGGGAGGTGCCATGCGCGCCGGAATCTTCTCAGGGGACACGCTCACGCTCACCGATTCGGAACAGCTTGACATGGTGCGAGGCAGCGCTGAGATGTCAGGGCTCAACCTCTCGGCAAGTGTTTCGACTCGAGAGCACTACACGCTGCCAGCGGCAGGGGAGCGCATCGGAGCCGTCGCCGTGCTCGATCTCGGCGTCAAGAAATCGACGCTGAACTATCTGGCCGAACGCGGCTTCGAGGTTCACGTGCTGCCGCAAGACAGCTCGGCAGACGAGGTTTTCGCCCTCGCCCCAGAAGCACTGTTCTACTCGAATGGACCGGGTGATCCCGGTGCATCGGATCGACACGTCGACATGCTTCGCTCGGTGCTCAACGAGGGGATCCCGTATTTCGGCATCTGCTTTGGCAACCAGCTTCTCGGGCGCGCGCTGGGGTTCGGCACCTACAAGCTCCCTTTCGGGCACCGAGGAATCAACCAGCCGGTGCTTGACAAGGGGACAGGCCGCGTTGAGATTACGTCACACAACCATGGCTTCGCTGTCGACGCTCCCATTGAGGGCATCAGCGATTCGGCTGAAGGCTACGGCCGCGTCGAGGTCAGCCACTACGGTCTCAATGACAATGTCGTCGAGGGCCTGAATTGCCTCGACATCCCCGCGTTCAGCGTGCAATACCACCCCGAGTCCGCTGCTGGTCCGCACGACGCCATGTACCTCTTCGATCGATTCCGCGACATGGTCATTGCGCAATCCGATCACACAGACACGACGAACAACGCAGGAGAGAACAACTAA
- a CDS encoding dihydroorotase produces the protein MTTPTQLIAGARRSDGQTTDILVENGVITEMGSVSAPAGAERIDAEGLLALPGLVDLHTHLREPGFEQSETVLTGTRAAAAGGFTAVFAMANTSPVADTAGVVEQELELGYRAGYATVQPIGAVTIGLKGERLAELGAMASSRARVRVFSDDGFCVSDPLLMRRALEYVKAFGGVIAQHAQDPRLTEGAQMNEGVRSAELGLTGWPAVAEESIIARDVLLAEHVGSRLHVCHVSTAGSVEVIRWAKARGIPVTAEVTPHHLLLTDDLVAGYDARYKVNPPLRTQDDVAAVREALADGTIDIVATDHAPHPAENKQCEWDAAANGMVGLESALRVVHESVVTTGQLDWTDVERVLSSAPARIGMLSGHGEPLTVGSSANIVLYDDSAAGEFSQNSLKGRSANSPYLGRHLPGRVVTTVHKGRVTLDNGELKEPGEVIQEATFHG, from the coding sequence GTGACGACCCCCACACAGCTCATAGCGGGCGCTCGACGTTCCGATGGGCAGACGACGGACATTCTTGTAGAGAACGGTGTCATCACCGAGATGGGCTCCGTCTCGGCCCCCGCAGGGGCAGAGCGCATCGATGCCGAAGGGCTGCTCGCGCTGCCTGGCCTCGTCGATCTGCACACGCACCTTCGCGAACCAGGCTTCGAACAGAGCGAGACGGTGCTCACGGGCACCCGAGCGGCCGCGGCCGGTGGCTTCACAGCGGTATTCGCAATGGCGAACACCTCACCCGTTGCCGACACCGCTGGTGTCGTCGAGCAAGAGCTGGAGCTCGGTTACCGTGCTGGCTATGCGACGGTACAGCCCATCGGGGCTGTCACCATCGGCCTGAAGGGAGAACGCCTCGCGGAGCTTGGTGCGATGGCGTCGTCCCGAGCGCGGGTGAGGGTCTTCTCCGACGATGGCTTCTGCGTCTCTGATCCGCTGCTCATGCGCCGCGCACTTGAGTATGTGAAGGCGTTCGGCGGTGTCATCGCGCAGCACGCACAGGATCCGCGGCTCACCGAGGGCGCTCAAATGAATGAGGGCGTGCGCTCGGCCGAGCTCGGCCTCACAGGCTGGCCCGCCGTTGCGGAGGAATCAATCATCGCGCGAGACGTCCTTCTCGCCGAGCACGTCGGATCACGTCTGCACGTCTGCCACGTTTCAACGGCTGGCAGCGTCGAGGTGATCCGCTGGGCCAAGGCCCGCGGCATCCCCGTCACCGCTGAGGTCACCCCGCACCACTTGCTGCTGACAGACGACCTCGTAGCCGGATACGACGCGCGGTACAAGGTCAACCCGCCGCTGCGAACGCAGGACGACGTCGCCGCCGTCCGCGAGGCGCTTGCCGACGGAACGATCGACATCGTCGCAACGGATCACGCACCGCATCCTGCCGAGAACAAGCAGTGCGAGTGGGATGCCGCGGCAAACGGCATGGTCGGACTCGAATCTGCGCTGCGTGTCGTCCACGAGTCCGTCGTCACGACGGGGCAGCTGGACTGGACCGATGTCGAGCGTGTGCTGAGCAGCGCACCAGCGAGAATCGGCATGTTGTCGGGCCACGGAGAACCGCTGACCGTCGGCAGTAGCGCAAACATCGTGCTGTATGACGACTCGGCTGCGGGAGAGTTCTCGCAGAACTCGCTCAAAGGACGCAGCGCGAACTCGCCCTACCTCGGTCGGCACTTGCCTGGACGGGTGGTGACGACGGTCCATAAGGGCCGGGTCACCCTCGACAACGGTGAACTGAAGGAACCAGGAGAGGTCATCCAGGAGGCGACTTTCCATGGATAG
- a CDS encoding aspartate carbamoyltransferase catalytic subunit, with product MRHLLTTKDVTRDEAISLLDVAEDMAATQRREIKKLPTLRGKTVVNLFFEDSTRTRISFEAAAKRLSADVINFSAKGSSVSKGESLKDTAQTLEAMGADAVVIRHSASGAPRTLASSGWISAGVMNAGDGTHEHPTQALLDAYTMRKRAHGEASRGRGLDGMHVAIVGDILHSRVVRSNVWLLSTLGAEITIVAPPTLVPVDVSTWPVTVSYDLDDVLRATPDAVMLLRIQAERMHDAFFPNSREYSRRWGLNDERFSSLPTSTIVMHPGPMNRGLEISASAADSAQSTVREQVTNGVSVRMAALYLLLSGEREELL from the coding sequence ATGCGTCACCTGCTCACGACAAAGGACGTCACCCGCGACGAGGCGATCTCGCTACTCGACGTCGCAGAAGACATGGCCGCGACACAGCGTCGCGAGATCAAGAAGCTTCCTACCTTGCGAGGGAAGACCGTCGTCAACCTCTTCTTCGAAGATTCGACCCGCACGCGAATTTCATTCGAAGCTGCGGCGAAGCGCCTGTCGGCTGACGTCATCAACTTCAGCGCCAAGGGTTCGAGCGTTTCGAAGGGCGAAAGCCTGAAGGACACGGCGCAGACACTCGAGGCGATGGGCGCCGATGCCGTCGTTATTCGGCACAGCGCTTCCGGTGCCCCCCGCACACTCGCGTCGAGCGGTTGGATCTCCGCGGGCGTGATGAACGCAGGAGACGGCACACACGAGCATCCGACCCAGGCTCTTCTCGACGCATACACAATGCGCAAACGCGCACATGGCGAGGCCAGCAGAGGCCGTGGGCTCGATGGCATGCACGTCGCCATCGTCGGAGACATCCTGCATTCCCGGGTCGTACGCTCGAACGTCTGGCTGCTCTCGACGCTGGGCGCCGAGATCACCATCGTCGCGCCGCCAACACTCGTTCCCGTCGATGTCTCCACCTGGCCGGTCACAGTGTCGTACGACCTCGACGATGTGCTTCGCGCCACACCGGACGCCGTCATGCTTCTGAGAATTCAGGCCGAACGGATGCATGACGCGTTTTTCCCGAACTCTCGCGAATACTCACGGCGTTGGGGGCTGAATGACGAACGCTTCTCCTCACTTCCGACGAGTACGATTGTGATGCACCCTGGGCCGATGAACCGTGGCCTCGAGATCTCGGCCTCGGCCGCCGACTCAGCGCAGTCAACGGTGCGCGAACAGGTGACCAATGGAGTGTCGGTGCGAATGGCCGCGCTCTACCTGCTGCTGTCCGGCGAACGAGAGGAACTCCTGTGA
- the pyrR gene encoding bifunctional pyr operon transcriptional regulator/uracil phosphoribosyltransferase PyrR gives MSMRTVLQSADISRALTRIAHEILESNKGAEKLVVLGIPTRGVALADRVAQTISSISGTTVASGALDVTMYRDDLDRHPTRAPAPTSIPESGINGVTVVLVDDVLYSGRTIRAALDALGDIGRPRAVRLATLIDRGHRELPIRPDFVGKNLPSASHERINVHVLEYDGEDAVTIEEIGD, from the coding sequence TTGAGTATGCGCACAGTGCTGCAATCCGCAGACATCTCTCGAGCACTCACACGCATCGCGCATGAGATCCTCGAATCGAACAAGGGCGCCGAGAAGCTCGTCGTACTCGGCATTCCAACCCGGGGCGTCGCCCTCGCTGATCGCGTTGCCCAGACGATCAGCTCGATCTCTGGAACGACTGTCGCGTCCGGTGCACTCGACGTCACCATGTATCGCGACGACCTCGACCGGCATCCGACACGTGCTCCGGCTCCCACGAGCATTCCTGAGAGCGGAATCAATGGAGTCACCGTGGTGCTCGTCGACGACGTTCTGTATTCCGGACGCACGATTCGCGCAGCGCTCGACGCTCTCGGAGACATCGGGAGGCCGCGGGCGGTTCGTCTCGCCACCCTCATCGACAGAGGACATCGCGAGCTGCCGATCAGACCCGATTTCGTGGGGAAGAACCTCCCCTCCGCCTCGCACGAAAGAATCAACGTTCACGTACTCGAGTACGACGGTGAAGACGCCGTGACCATTGAGGAGATCGGCGACTGA